Proteins encoded in a region of the Scrofimicrobium sp. R131 genome:
- a CDS encoding autoinducer 2 ABC transporter substrate-binding protein — protein sequence MRNKAMIGLAAAGLLLGGCSTVGGGNAGGSADPGSQQSSSGDIKVAFVSQVEGIPYFSGFDDGASQQAEKLGIKYEQAGPATADAAEQLRIVDSLVQQGFNAIAISPLDPQSMNSAIASARQKGISVITSDADAPDSERQLFVQQATDEGLGSTAMDEIANATGGKGQYAIVSGAPDTDTFTRWIEAIQAQQEEKYPDMELVGGIRYTTTTEQALEETQNLMTANPELAGVIAIPSTAIPGVGQAIRNAGKSGEIAFTGFGSPQTAAPFLKDGTMTSTVLWDVPKLGALTVWAMNELANGREIQESNTVEGFDQPIIFDKETATLLLGDPMVFTKENVDEYNY from the coding sequence ATGAGAAACAAAGCTATGATCGGGCTGGCCGCAGCAGGCCTGCTCCTCGGCGGGTGCAGTACCGTTGGCGGTGGCAACGCGGGAGGCTCGGCAGACCCTGGCTCCCAGCAATCTTCCAGCGGTGATATCAAGGTCGCATTCGTTTCACAGGTTGAAGGAATTCCCTACTTCTCAGGCTTTGACGATGGGGCCTCCCAGCAGGCAGAGAAACTTGGGATCAAGTACGAACAGGCCGGGCCCGCCACTGCCGACGCTGCCGAGCAGCTTCGAATTGTTGACAGCCTGGTTCAGCAGGGATTCAATGCCATCGCGATCTCTCCGCTTGATCCCCAATCCATGAACTCCGCCATCGCATCTGCCCGCCAGAAGGGGATTTCGGTCATCACCTCGGACGCAGACGCACCGGACAGTGAGCGGCAACTGTTTGTCCAGCAGGCTACCGATGAAGGACTGGGCTCCACCGCCATGGACGAGATCGCCAACGCCACCGGCGGCAAGGGCCAATACGCGATTGTCTCCGGCGCTCCGGATACCGACACCTTCACCCGCTGGATTGAGGCAATTCAAGCACAGCAGGAAGAGAAGTACCCGGACATGGAGCTCGTCGGTGGAATCAGGTATACCACCACCACCGAGCAGGCTCTGGAGGAAACCCAGAACCTGATGACCGCGAACCCAGAGCTGGCCGGGGTGATTGCCATTCCGTCCACCGCAATTCCCGGGGTTGGCCAGGCCATCCGGAATGCAGGTAAGTCCGGGGAGATCGCGTTCACCGGCTTCGGTTCGCCCCAGACAGCGGCTCCTTTCCTGAAGGACGGAACGATGACTTCGACGGTTCTTTGGGACGTTCCCAAGTTGGGTGCGCTGACCGTGTGGGCGATGAACGAGCTGGCCAACGGCCGGGAAATCCAGGAAAGCAACACCGTAGAAGGTTTCGACCAGCCCATTATCTTCGATAAAGAGACTGCGACTTTGCTGCTTGGCGACCCGATGGTCTTCACCAAGGAAAACGTCGATGAGTACAACTACTGA